A single region of the Nocardioides aurantiacus genome encodes:
- a CDS encoding DivIVA domain-containing protein: protein MDDVRMPGEVMPLTPEDVSTKRFTPTRLREGYDQGEVDQFLDEVEAELGRLLKENEQLRSRAGATEADDAATGAPATPAAVPATSPAETPEEPAAAEAPPVSGEAEQTAAEPQATPAASGLRPSPHEQIRVTTSAEASSAATRLLELATRNADEVVAEARQEAQEIVASARTEAEQLQAETRQRTDQLDEEARTRAQNLDAETEGKRSQALADIEREKQRLDTEVDNLRAFEREYRSRLKSYFTQQLEALDGRGEGGELPAGHGHPQDDAGA, encoded by the coding sequence ATGGACGACGTGAGGATGCCAGGTGAGGTCATGCCGTTGACGCCCGAGGACGTGAGCACCAAGAGGTTCACCCCGACGCGGCTGCGCGAGGGATACGACCAGGGAGAGGTCGACCAGTTCCTCGACGAGGTCGAGGCCGAGCTGGGTCGCCTGCTCAAGGAGAACGAGCAGCTGCGCTCGCGCGCCGGCGCCACCGAGGCCGACGACGCGGCCACCGGCGCTCCCGCCACGCCGGCCGCCGTCCCGGCCACCAGCCCGGCTGAGACGCCCGAGGAGCCGGCCGCCGCCGAGGCGCCGCCGGTCTCCGGCGAGGCCGAGCAGACGGCCGCCGAGCCCCAGGCGACGCCTGCCGCCTCCGGCCTCCGCCCCTCCCCGCACGAGCAGATCCGGGTCACCACCTCGGCCGAGGCGTCCTCCGCGGCCACCCGCCTGCTCGAGCTGGCCACCCGCAACGCCGACGAGGTCGTCGCCGAGGCCCGCCAGGAGGCACAGGAGATCGTCGCCTCGGCCCGCACCGAGGCCGAGCAGCTCCAGGCCGAGACCCGGCAGCGGACCGACCAGCTCGACGAGGAGGCGCGCACCCGCGCGCAGAACCTCGACGCCGAGACCGAGGGCAAGCGCAGCCAGGCCCTGGCCGACATCGAGCGCGAGAAGCAGCGCCTCGACACCGAGGTCGACAACCTGCGCGCGTTCGAGCGGGAGTACCGCAGCCGGCTGAAGAGCTACTTCACCCAGCAGCTCGAGGCGCTCGACGGGCGCGGCGAGGGCGGGGAGCTCCCGGCCGGCCACGGCCACCCGCAGGACGACGCCGGGGCCTGA
- the ileS gene encoding isoleucine--tRNA ligase — MTQPDAPTGAPTGAPPAYRPVPPQVDLPALDREVLGFWKDRGIFEKSVARNAGADTWTFYEGPPTANGRPGTHHIESRTFKDVFPRFRTMQGYQVNRKGGWDCHGLPVELAVEKELGFSGKPDIEAFGIEEFNARCRESVTRYVGLWEEMTDRMGCWLDMREPYRTMDPEYVESVWWALKQIHGKGLLVEDYRVAPYCPRCGTGLSDHELAQGYETVTDPSVYVRLPLTSGPYAGTGGQQGASLLIWTTTPWTLVSNALVAAQPGLTYVSVTDGVETLVMAESLVASVLGEGWEIEDRFTGTDMVGWTYQRPFELLSWPARTDGATDLPDAHYVVAEDYVTAEDGTGLVHQSPAFGEDDFASCRRNGVAMVNPVTPRGEFEDGLPLVGGQFFRHANTDLVEDLTRRGLLFRHLPYEHSYPHCWRCHTSLLYYAQPSWYVRTTEVKDDLLAQNEQTTWYPATIKHGRYGDWLTNNIDWALSRSRYWGTPLPIWRCAEDHQTCVGSLAELSGLTGTDQSGLDPHRPFVDDVAFACPTCGQEARRVPEVIDAWFDSGSMPFAQWGYPHVEGSAERLEQAYPADFICEAIDQTRGWFYTLMAVGTLVFEQSSYLNVLCLGHILAEDGRKMSKHLGNILEPIPLMDEHGADAVRWFMAAGGSPWAARRVGHTTIQETVRKVLLTYWNSVAFHVLYAGIARWTPGASSAPPVADRPVMDRWALSEAHHLVAEVTTAMEGFDTQRAGSLLAAYVDDLSNWYVRRSRRRFWAGDESAFATLHECLRLVTQLMAPLAPFVTEKVWGDVFAASEPDLAESVHLSTWPVAEASYVDRELSAQMLLVRRLVELGRAARADAKVRTRQPLGRALVASGAHARLGEELRREIAEELNVGAVEPLSAAGADLVDHSAKGNFRALGKRFAKDTPRVAAAIAAADAATLAATLAAEGRATVELDGAPVEVLPDEVILSERPREGWSVVNEQGETVALDLELTPGLLRAGTAREVVRMVQEARKGSGFEVSDRIVLRWHAIDADGDLAPAVTEHEDLIAAEVLATTVEQAATDDDLPHRDADLGIAFSVTRV; from the coding sequence GTGACCCAGCCCGACGCCCCGACGGGTGCCCCCACCGGGGCACCGCCCGCGTACCGCCCCGTCCCGCCCCAGGTGGACCTGCCCGCGCTCGACCGCGAGGTGCTGGGGTTCTGGAAGGACCGGGGCATCTTCGAGAAGTCCGTGGCGCGCAACGCCGGGGCCGACACCTGGACCTTCTACGAGGGCCCGCCCACGGCCAACGGCCGGCCCGGGACGCACCACATCGAGTCGCGGACCTTCAAGGACGTCTTCCCGCGGTTCCGGACGATGCAGGGCTACCAGGTCAACCGCAAGGGCGGCTGGGACTGCCACGGCCTGCCCGTCGAGCTGGCCGTGGAGAAGGAGCTCGGCTTCTCCGGCAAGCCCGACATCGAGGCCTTCGGCATCGAGGAGTTCAACGCCCGCTGCCGCGAGTCCGTGACCCGCTACGTCGGCCTCTGGGAGGAGATGACCGACCGGATGGGCTGCTGGCTCGACATGCGCGAGCCCTACCGCACCATGGACCCGGAGTACGTCGAGTCGGTCTGGTGGGCGCTGAAGCAGATCCACGGCAAGGGACTGCTGGTCGAGGACTACCGGGTCGCGCCGTACTGCCCCCGCTGCGGCACCGGGCTCTCGGACCACGAGCTGGCCCAGGGCTACGAGACCGTGACAGACCCGAGCGTCTACGTGCGGCTCCCCCTCACCTCGGGCCCGTACGCCGGGACCGGCGGCCAGCAGGGCGCCAGCCTGCTGATCTGGACCACGACCCCCTGGACGCTGGTGTCCAACGCGCTGGTCGCCGCGCAACCGGGGCTGACCTACGTCAGCGTCACCGACGGCGTCGAGACCCTCGTGATGGCCGAGTCGCTCGTGGCGTCCGTGCTGGGCGAGGGCTGGGAGATCGAGGACCGCTTCACCGGCACCGACATGGTGGGCTGGACCTACCAGCGCCCGTTCGAGCTGCTGTCGTGGCCGGCCCGCACCGACGGCGCGACCGACCTGCCCGACGCCCACTACGTCGTGGCCGAGGACTACGTCACCGCCGAGGACGGCACCGGGCTGGTGCACCAGTCCCCCGCGTTCGGCGAGGACGACTTCGCCTCGTGCCGCCGCAACGGCGTCGCCATGGTCAACCCGGTCACGCCGCGCGGCGAGTTCGAGGACGGCCTGCCGCTGGTCGGCGGCCAGTTCTTCCGCCACGCCAACACCGACCTGGTCGAAGACCTCACCCGGCGCGGGCTGCTCTTCCGCCACCTGCCCTACGAGCACAGCTACCCGCACTGCTGGCGCTGCCACACCTCGCTGCTCTACTACGCCCAGCCGTCGTGGTACGTCCGGACCACCGAGGTCAAGGACGACCTGCTGGCCCAGAACGAGCAGACCACCTGGTACCCCGCCACCATCAAGCACGGCCGCTACGGCGACTGGCTGACCAACAACATCGACTGGGCGCTCTCCCGCAGCCGCTACTGGGGCACACCGCTGCCGATCTGGCGCTGCGCCGAGGACCACCAGACCTGCGTCGGGTCGCTGGCCGAGCTCTCCGGGCTCACCGGCACCGACCAGTCCGGTCTCGACCCGCACCGGCCGTTCGTCGACGACGTCGCGTTCGCCTGCCCCACCTGCGGGCAGGAGGCCCGCAGGGTCCCCGAGGTCATCGACGCGTGGTTCGACTCCGGCTCGATGCCGTTCGCACAGTGGGGCTATCCCCACGTCGAGGGCTCGGCCGAGCGCCTGGAGCAGGCCTACCCGGCCGACTTCATCTGCGAGGCCATCGACCAGACCCGCGGCTGGTTCTACACGCTGATGGCCGTCGGGACGCTGGTCTTCGAGCAGTCGTCCTACCTCAACGTGCTCTGCCTGGGCCACATCCTGGCCGAGGACGGCCGCAAGATGTCCAAGCACCTCGGCAACATCCTCGAGCCGATCCCGCTGATGGACGAGCACGGCGCCGACGCGGTGCGGTGGTTCATGGCCGCCGGCGGCTCCCCCTGGGCCGCCCGCCGGGTCGGTCACACCACGATCCAGGAGACCGTCCGCAAGGTCCTGCTGACCTACTGGAACTCCGTGGCCTTCCACGTGCTCTACGCCGGCATCGCCCGGTGGACGCCCGGGGCCAGCAGCGCCCCGCCCGTCGCCGACCGCCCGGTGATGGACCGCTGGGCCCTCTCCGAGGCCCACCACCTCGTCGCCGAGGTGACCACGGCGATGGAGGGCTTCGACACCCAGCGCGCCGGGTCGCTGCTCGCGGCGTACGTCGACGACCTGAGCAACTGGTACGTCCGGCGCTCGCGCCGCCGCTTCTGGGCCGGCGACGAGTCGGCGTTCGCCACGCTGCACGAGTGCCTGCGCCTGGTCACGCAGCTGATGGCGCCGCTGGCGCCGTTCGTGACCGAGAAGGTGTGGGGCGACGTGTTCGCCGCCAGCGAGCCCGACCTGGCCGAGTCGGTCCACCTGTCCACGTGGCCCGTGGCCGAGGCGTCGTACGTCGACCGGGAGCTGTCGGCGCAGATGCTGCTCGTGCGACGGCTGGTCGAGCTGGGCCGCGCCGCGCGCGCCGACGCCAAGGTCCGGACGCGGCAGCCGCTGGGACGGGCGCTGGTCGCCTCCGGGGCACACGCCCGGTTGGGCGAGGAGCTGCGGCGCGAGATCGCCGAGGAGCTCAACGTCGGCGCCGTGGAGCCGCTCTCGGCCGCCGGGGCCGACCTGGTCGACCACAGCGCCAAGGGCAACTTCCGCGCGCTGGGCAAACGGTTCGCCAAGGACACCCCGCGCGTGGCGGCGGCGATCGCGGCGGCCGACGCCGCGACGCTGGCGGCGACCCTGGCGGCCGAGGGCCGGGCCACGGTCGAGCTCGACGGCGCGCCCGTCGAGGTGCTGCCCGACGAGGTCATCCTCTCCGAGCGGCCGCGCGAGGGCTGGTCGGTGGTCAACGAGCAGGGCGAGACGGTCGCGCTCGACCTCGAGCTGACCCCCGGGCTGCTCCGGGCCGGCACGGCCCGCGAGGTGGTCCGGATGGTGCAGGAGGCCCGGAAGGGCTCCGGCTTCGAGGTCTCGGACCGGATCGTGCTGCGCTGGCACGCCATCGACGCCGACGGCGACCTCGCACCCGCGGTCACCGAGCACGAGGACCTGATCGCCGCCGAGGTGCTCGCCACCACGGTCGAGCAGGCAGCCACCGACGACGACCTCCCCCACCGCGACGCCGACCTCGGCATCGCGTTCTCGGTGACGCGGGTCTAG